The DNA segment AGGAAGCTGTGCTATAAGCGGAAACATATTCCAAACGTACTCGACTCTAAGGGGACTTGACTGTATCATTCCCGTTGACGTTTACGTTCCAGGATGTGCTCCAAAGCCGGAGGCCTTCTACGAGGCTCTAATCCTACTTCAGGAGAAGATAAGGAGAGACAGGCCAATAATAGTTGGTGAGGAAAAATGAAGTACATAGATGAGGAACTTATTTCAGAATTAAAGAGTGAATTTAAGGATGGGATAGAGGAAGTAACGACCTTTAGGGGAGAGGTAACTGTAACAGTTTCAAAGGAAGTATTGAAGAAGTTCATGTCCTTTTTAAAACACAGTGAAAAATTCAAAATGGACATGTTGGTTGACGTTACAGCTGTCGATTATCCTGAAAACAACCCCCGTTTTCAGGTTGTCTACCAGCTAAGGTCAATTCCCCTAAAGCACAACCTGAGGGTAAAGTGCTGGGCTAAGGACGATGAAGTCCCCTCTGTTGTCGATATCTGGAAGACTGCGGAGTGGACCGAGAGGGAAGTCTACGAAATGTTTGGTGTAAAGTTTTCCGGAAGAGAGTTGAGAAAACTCCTCCTTCCACAGAAGTATCCGTACTATCCCCTCAGGAAGGACTTTCCGTTGGAGGGTTACGAAGAACCCTGTGAAGTTTGGGATTGGGAGTAGTTGATGGAGAGAGAAAGGGCAGATTTGATTTTAAATATGGGTCCTCAACACCCCTCAACCCATGGCGTTCTAAGACTGGTAGTGGAATTAAAGGGTGAAAGGATAGTCAAC comes from the Balnearium lithotrophicum genome and includes:
- a CDS encoding NADH-quinone oxidoreductase subunit C, giving the protein MKYIDEELISELKSEFKDGIEEVTTFRGEVTVTVSKEVLKKFMSFLKHSEKFKMDMLVDVTAVDYPENNPRFQVVYQLRSIPLKHNLRVKCWAKDDEVPSVVDIWKTAEWTEREVYEMFGVKFSGRELRKLLLPQKYPYYPLRKDFPLEGYEEPCEVWDWE